The Fibrobacter sp. DNA window ACGACTCCGTTCTACACCAAGAAGGCTCCCGGTGCCGACGACGTGAATTTTTACGGGCATTATCCGTACCAGATTGAGCAGAATTATTTTAACGACGAGGTGCTGGAAACGCGGCCTGGCGTGTATCGCGGCAATACGCTCAAGGTCGGGAGTTTCGCGCCGAACCCGCTCGGACTCTATGATATTTACGGCAATGTAGGCGAATGGTGCTTTGACTATTATGGCGATTATGGTGCTGCCGCAGGCTCGGCTGCGGTCGATCCGGCGGGGAAATCGAGCGGTACGCGACGAGTGCACCGTGGTGGCGGCTGGAACGACTTTGGCAAGAACTTGCGCAGTGCCTATCGCGGGGCCATGCAGCAGGCTAGCAAAAGTTACAATGTTGGATTCCGCTTGGCGTATAACGCGGGAGCGGGAGTCAAGGGAACATTTGTGACTCAAGAAGCGGCGACCGATAAAAACGCGACATCGCCGAATGTGGCAAATGCCACCGAAATTAATGCGACGAAAACCGTTGCAAGCAAGACACTTATCGTATTTTACTCGTGGAGCGGAAACACGCGCGGAGTTGCAAAAGAAATCAAAAAGCAGACCGGCTTCGACATGGTGGAACTCAAGCTTGAAAAGCCTTATTCCGACGATTACAATACGGTGCTGCGGCAAGCGCAAGCGGACCAGCATAAACAGGCTCGCCCGAAGTTGAAAACGAAAATTTCTGCCGACAAGTGGCGCGAATATGAAACGATTATCATCGGCTACCCGAACTGGTGGGCTTCTATCCCGATGCCGATTGCAACGCTCTTGGAAAGTTACGACTTTTCGGGCAAGAAGATTCTCCCGTTCTGCTCGCATGGCGGCGGTCGCTTTGGGCAAAGCGTTACCGCTATTGCAAAACTCGCCCCGAAGGCAAATATCGGCGAAGGCCTTTCCGTTCACTATTCCGGCGGCACGTCGCTCGCAAGCGATGTCGCCAAGTGGCTCAAGGCGAACGGAGTGAAATACTAACTTTTTAATATGCAAAGCAAAAATTTTCAACTTGATCCCGCCAACGCGACTGTCACGTTCTCGGTGAAATGAAAACAAAACCCCGGCCAACGAGTGGCTGGGGATTTTTGCTTTATTTCCGAATCATATCCTTGAGCGATATTTCGGGATGGTGGTATTGCCACGATTTTTCGATGCTTTTCTTTCCTAGTTGCATGGCCTGATGTGGGCAGAAGTGAACGCAGGCAAGGCATGTCGTGCAATTGTCGCCTGTCACGGCGATGGGCTTTGCTCCTTCTCGTTCTTGCATGGTGATGTTCTCGACGGGGCATACGCGCGCACATGTTCCGCATCCGATACATTTGTCTGGATTGGCGGCTGGCTGGAAAGCCTTTATCATCTTTTGTCCGAACGATGTGTTCATCGTAATCCAGCCCAGCAGGCTCCATCCGCCATAGTGAATCGCGCTTCTGTTGTTCTTAATGTCATCGATAATGCGTTCCAGTCGGCTCGCGTATTTTGTGAATTTCCAGATTTGCTTGTTCGGGTTGCGTTTGTAAGCGATTCCTGCACTGTCCGGTACGCGAATCTTATCGCAGAAGGCAACTTTTGCGCCCA harbors:
- a CDS encoding flavodoxin, with translation KVSDFYIGKFEVTQKLYREVTGENPSSFKGDDLPVENVTWLDAVRFCNKLSKRDGKAPVYEISEDGQSVSWNREANGYRLPTEAEWEFAARAGTTTPFYTKKAPGADDVNFYGHYPYQIEQNYFNDEVLETRPGVYRGNTLKVGSFAPNPLGLYDIYGNVGEWCFDYYGDYGAAAGSAAVDPAGKSSGTRRVHRGGGWNDFGKNLRSAYRGAMQQASKSYNVGFRLAYNAGAGVKGTFVTQEAATDKNATSPNVANATEINATKTVASKTLIVFYSWSGNTRGVAKEIKKQTGFDMVELKLEKPYSDDYNTVLRQAQADQHKQARPKLKTKISADKWREYETIIIGYPNWWASIPMPIATLLESYDFSGKKILPFCSHGGGRFGQSVTAIAKLAPKANIGEGLSVHYSGGTSLASDVAKWLKANGVKY
- a CDS encoding EFR1 family ferrodoxin (N-terminal region resembles flavodoxins. C-terminal ferrodoxin region binds two 4Fe-4S clusters.) — its product is MILYFSGTGNSIAIARKIAEATNDQVIPLTDAVKQDLNGEKRIGLVYPSYDFAPPPAVQKLLPKLRVNPQAYIFVVIDCGAQVGISSWFARHVFKQMGAKVAFCDKIRVPDSAGIAYKRNPNKQIWKFTKYASRLERIIDDIKNNRSAIHYGGWSLLGWITMNTSFGQKMIKAFQPAANPDKCIGCGTCARVCPVENITMQEREGAKPIAVTGDNCTTCLACVHFCPHQAMQLGKKSIEKSWQYHHPEISLKDMIRK